A genomic window from Cardiocondyla obscurior isolate alpha-2009 linkage group LG02, Cobs3.1, whole genome shotgun sequence includes:
- the LOC139113279 gene encoding uncharacterized protein, with product MVKFVADSPFNIFHRTKRKTLKNFSNSHIIATANFDKSENYTSRALRLRANSKGDDCESKPIDILKARKNEDSYKSKLKTKAYEYWRNVLRNQWLLALQGIVIVTVILNMGTWIGHECKGDIVEDGLIVLWHTIIERLQETIIDMKAELQPCYHVEMDAQQKRRASLLRRKRIFMSV from the exons ATGGTAAAATTCGTAGCTGATTCGccgtttaatatatttcacaggacaaaaagaaagacactgaagaatttttcaaactcACATAttattgc tACGGCCAATTTTGACAAGTCGGAGAATTATACTTCGAGAGCTTTAAGGCTGCGAGCAAATTCGAAAGGTGACGATTGCGAGAGTAAACCAATTGATATTCTGAAAGCACGAAAAAACGAAGACTCTTACAAGAGTAAATTAAAG ACTAAAGCGTATGAATATTGGAGAAATGTGCTCCGTAATCAGTGGCTACTGGCGTTACAAGGAATTGTAATCGTGACTGTAATTCTCAATATGGGAACGTGGATTGGACACGAATGTAAAGGAGATATTGTTGAGGACGGTCTTATAGTATTATGGCATACGATTATCGAACGATTGCAAGAAACAATCATTGACATGAAGGCAGaattaca ACCATGTTACCACGTTGAAATGGATGCTCAACAAAAGAGAAGAGCGAGTCTTTTAAGAcgaaaacgtatttttatgaGCGTGTAA
- the Tk gene encoding tachykinins isoform X1: MIINSAFFLVVWISSSFAEKSSSNDAASAKRAPMGFQGMRGKKDIIPTVEEEHNELSKRTLADFEDKISSASDAEDNLLQDEFDKRAPMGFQGMRGKKDYLIPDFEDAYYREDYAKRAPMGFQGMRGKKSGLDDEYYKRALMGFQGMRGKKSLEEVLDEIEKRIPMGFYGTRGKKTYVLEYPQDYERKLLALRFQDMRDKIKEFPEWEKRAPMGFQGMRGKKALLDEIDELEKRALMGFQGMRGKKDNMENYVDYIDPDVDFDKRAPMGFQGMRGKKDTDKRAPMGFQGMRGKRNVEQRFESGTDLKTRSLNEYKGMGDRRHALASCQVEKRSPYRYFEMRGKKNPRWELRGMFVGVRGKKWARAPYEDYSPFVRVFDNTGRIGVDGDSPALDSQ, encoded by the exons ATGATTATCAACTCGGCTTTCTTCCTGGTAGTTTGGATTAGTTCGTCATTTGCAGAAAAATCGTCCTCTAACGATGCGGCGTCCGCTAAACGGGCACCCATGGGATTTCAGGGTATGCGAGGAAAGAAGGACATTATTCCTACAGTTGAAGAAGAACACAACGAGCTTTCCAAAAGAACGTTAGCGGATTTCGAG GATAAGATTTCGAGCGCGTCCGATGCAGAAGACAATCTCCTGCAGGATGAATTTGACAAGCGGGCACCGATGGGATTTCAAGGCATGAGGGGGAAGAAGGATTATTTGATACCTGATTTTGAAGACGCTTATTACCGCGAGGACTACGCGAAAAGAGCGCCGATGGGTTTTCAGGGTATGAGAGGCAAAAAATCCGGATTGGACGACGAATATTATAAACGTGCGCTCATGGGATTTCAAGGAATGAGAGGAAAGAAATCTTTAGAAGAG GTGTTAGAcgaaattgaaaagagaatTCCAATGGGATTTTACGGAAcaagggggaaaaaaacaTATGTTTTGGAGTATCCACAAGATTATGAAAGGAAACTACTTGCGTTGAGATTTCAAGATATGCGCGATAAGATCAAAGAGTTTCCAGAATGGGAGAAAAGGGCTCCTATGGGATTTCAAGGGATGAGAGGCAAGAAAGCACTGCTCGACGAGATTGACGAGCTTGAGAAACGAGCTCTTATGGGTTTTCAG ggTATGAGAGGCAAAAAAGATAACATGGAAAATTATGTAGATTACATAGATCCCGACGTGGACTTTGACAAGAGAGCGCCGATGGGTTTTCAAGGAATGAGGGGCAAGAAAGACACTGATAAGAGAGCGCCGATGGGTTTTCAAGGTATGAGAGGCAAAAGGAATGTAGAACAAAGATTTGAATCCGGCACGGATCTTAAAACTCGATCATTAAATGAATACAAAG GAATGGGCGATAGGAGACATGCTCTAGCCTCGTGCCAAGTTGAAAAACGATCGCCCTACCGATATTTCGAGATGCGCGGTAAGAAAAATCCACGATGGGAATTACGGGGAATGTTCGTGGGGGTGAGAGGCAAAAAATGGGCGAGAGCCCCGTACGAGGACTACAGCCCGTTCGTAAGGGTGTTTGATAACACTGGGAGGATCGGCGTGGACGGGGATTCGCCGGCATTAG aTTCACAATAA
- the Tk gene encoding tachykinins isoform X3, giving the protein MIINSAFFLVVWISSSFAEKSSSNDAASAKRAPMGFQGMRGKKDIIPTVEEEHNELSKRTLADFEDKISSASDAEDNLLQDEFDKRAPMGFQGMRGKKDYLIPDFEDAYYREDYAKRAPMGFQGMRGKKSGLDDEYYKRALMGFQGMRGKKSLEEVLDEIEKRIPMGFYGTRGKKTYVLEYPQDYERKLLALRFQDMRDKIKEFPEWEKRAPMGFQGMRGKKALLDEIDELEKRALMGFQGMRGKKDNMENYVDYIDPDVDFDKRAPMGFQGMRGKKDTDKRAPMGFQGMRGKRNVEQRFESGTDLKTRSLNEYKDSQ; this is encoded by the exons ATGATTATCAACTCGGCTTTCTTCCTGGTAGTTTGGATTAGTTCGTCATTTGCAGAAAAATCGTCCTCTAACGATGCGGCGTCCGCTAAACGGGCACCCATGGGATTTCAGGGTATGCGAGGAAAGAAGGACATTATTCCTACAGTTGAAGAAGAACACAACGAGCTTTCCAAAAGAACGTTAGCGGATTTCGAG GATAAGATTTCGAGCGCGTCCGATGCAGAAGACAATCTCCTGCAGGATGAATTTGACAAGCGGGCACCGATGGGATTTCAAGGCATGAGGGGGAAGAAGGATTATTTGATACCTGATTTTGAAGACGCTTATTACCGCGAGGACTACGCGAAAAGAGCGCCGATGGGTTTTCAGGGTATGAGAGGCAAAAAATCCGGATTGGACGACGAATATTATAAACGTGCGCTCATGGGATTTCAAGGAATGAGAGGAAAGAAATCTTTAGAAGAG GTGTTAGAcgaaattgaaaagagaatTCCAATGGGATTTTACGGAAcaagggggaaaaaaacaTATGTTTTGGAGTATCCACAAGATTATGAAAGGAAACTACTTGCGTTGAGATTTCAAGATATGCGCGATAAGATCAAAGAGTTTCCAGAATGGGAGAAAAGGGCTCCTATGGGATTTCAAGGGATGAGAGGCAAGAAAGCACTGCTCGACGAGATTGACGAGCTTGAGAAACGAGCTCTTATGGGTTTTCAG ggTATGAGAGGCAAAAAAGATAACATGGAAAATTATGTAGATTACATAGATCCCGACGTGGACTTTGACAAGAGAGCGCCGATGGGTTTTCAAGGAATGAGGGGCAAGAAAGACACTGATAAGAGAGCGCCGATGGGTTTTCAAGGTATGAGAGGCAAAAGGAATGTAGAACAAAGATTTGAATCCGGCACGGATCTTAAAACTCGATCATTAAATGAATACAAAG aTTCACAATAA
- the Tk gene encoding tachykinins isoform X2, with translation MIINSAFFLVVWISSSFAEKSSSNDAASAKRAPMGFQGMRGKKDIIPTVEEEHNELSKRTLADFEDKISSASDAEDNLLQDEFDKRAPMGFQGMRGKKDYLIPDFEDAYYREDYAKRAPMGFQGMRGKKSGLDDEYYKRALMGFQGMRGKKSLEEVLDEIEKRIPMGFYGTRGKKTYVLEYPQDYERKLLALRFQDMRDKIKEFPEWEKRAPMGFQGMRGKKALLDEIDELEKRALMGFQGMRGKKDNMENYVDYIDPDVDFDKRAPMGFQGMRGKKDTDKRAPMGFQGMGDRRHALASCQVEKRSPYRYFEMRGKKNPRWELRGMFVGVRGKKWARAPYEDYSPFVRVFDNTGRIGVDGDSPALDSQ, from the exons ATGATTATCAACTCGGCTTTCTTCCTGGTAGTTTGGATTAGTTCGTCATTTGCAGAAAAATCGTCCTCTAACGATGCGGCGTCCGCTAAACGGGCACCCATGGGATTTCAGGGTATGCGAGGAAAGAAGGACATTATTCCTACAGTTGAAGAAGAACACAACGAGCTTTCCAAAAGAACGTTAGCGGATTTCGAG GATAAGATTTCGAGCGCGTCCGATGCAGAAGACAATCTCCTGCAGGATGAATTTGACAAGCGGGCACCGATGGGATTTCAAGGCATGAGGGGGAAGAAGGATTATTTGATACCTGATTTTGAAGACGCTTATTACCGCGAGGACTACGCGAAAAGAGCGCCGATGGGTTTTCAGGGTATGAGAGGCAAAAAATCCGGATTGGACGACGAATATTATAAACGTGCGCTCATGGGATTTCAAGGAATGAGAGGAAAGAAATCTTTAGAAGAG GTGTTAGAcgaaattgaaaagagaatTCCAATGGGATTTTACGGAAcaagggggaaaaaaacaTATGTTTTGGAGTATCCACAAGATTATGAAAGGAAACTACTTGCGTTGAGATTTCAAGATATGCGCGATAAGATCAAAGAGTTTCCAGAATGGGAGAAAAGGGCTCCTATGGGATTTCAAGGGATGAGAGGCAAGAAAGCACTGCTCGACGAGATTGACGAGCTTGAGAAACGAGCTCTTATGGGTTTTCAG ggTATGAGAGGCAAAAAAGATAACATGGAAAATTATGTAGATTACATAGATCCCGACGTGGACTTTGACAAGAGAGCGCCGATGGGTTTTCAAGGAATGAGGGGCAAGAAAGACACTGATAAGAGAGCGCCGATGGGTTTTCAAG GAATGGGCGATAGGAGACATGCTCTAGCCTCGTGCCAAGTTGAAAAACGATCGCCCTACCGATATTTCGAGATGCGCGGTAAGAAAAATCCACGATGGGAATTACGGGGAATGTTCGTGGGGGTGAGAGGCAAAAAATGGGCGAGAGCCCCGTACGAGGACTACAGCCCGTTCGTAAGGGTGTTTGATAACACTGGGAGGATCGGCGTGGACGGGGATTCGCCGGCATTAG aTTCACAATAA
- the LOC139113246 gene encoding uncharacterized protein, translating to MRKILLATTLLSVVVSENILMENHPRLKTAWICGKQLWNKKTKRIPRTDIPFKIEESLSYEDDRHFPRISDTRFISESRKLPPMIIRQHELEQFPQDDLSFDKSKPGDTNPRVLISIGIQEEKNTDGNLQKDFSKRKNYCKDSQDWQIQQPFYVEEPTWIDIDIDYLDSSRRMNNNDPYILTRGKKIYKIKNPERIGKMFDDYEATLGYPDRDGNLLIKSRVRRSGKMTGEVQDKAKILNNQMEERNYDSRQDINGDKNNSTLMKNQEIKTRGKRETYETDASFKNDVEKNETYISADLFTLSRDKNLFHNEVESSNKAADRNKPIERAWKLNYADHKLEESNEKARNDAGRLEINENNLRTDSQLINELDSKSSGTKTRNYREKRNLCKICKIKLPHEQDEWLRSFEKKIQESLSLERRDKHRDILERLNEPYIISRGKKVPPNFGGDSLIKSSSSQNINDYDRTKVASLPVVNSLLRILLETANCNNENCEINANELTDERLSPRDRRGTLDDILAAYDPYYVARGKRMYRNEKGFLFETDVRQ from the exons ATGAGGAAAATATTGTTGGCCACAACCTTGCTGTCGGTAGTGGTGTCTGAAAATATTCta ATGGAAAACCACCCAAGGCTGAAGACAGCATGGATTTGCGGCAAGCAACTgtggaataaaaaaacaaaacgaatACCAAGGACAGACATTCCctttaaaatagaagaatccTTAAGTTATGAGGACGACAGACATTTCCCACGAATTTCGGATACGCGATTCATTAGTGAATCGAGGAAATTGCCTCCGATGATTATCAG GCAACACGAATTGGAACAGTTTCCACAAGATGACTTATCTTTCGATAAATCAAAGCCTGGCGATACCAACCCGAGAGTTTTAATTTCCATCGGTATccaagaagagaaaaatactGACGGCAATCTGCAAAAGGACttctcgaaaagaaaaaactattGCAAGGACAGCCAAGACTGGCAGATTCAACAACCGTTCTACGTGGAAGAACCAACGTGGATTGACATCGACATCGACTACTTAGACTCGTCTCGGCGTATGAATAACAACGACCCTTACATATTGACAcgaggaaagaaaatttataagatCAAAAATCCAGAACGCATTGGCAAAATGTTCGATGATTATGAAGCGACTCTCGGCTATCCAGATAGAGACGGAAATCTATTGATAAAAAGTCGAGTGAGAAGATCTGGAAAAATGACCGGGGAAGTACAGGATAAAGCAAAGATACTGAACAATCAAatggaagaaagaaattacgattcccgtCAAGACATAAACggggataaaaataattcaacgttAATGAAAAATCAAGAAATCAAAACTCGAGGAAAACGTGAGACCTATGAAACTGACGCGAGTTTTAAGAATGATGTCGAAAAGAACGAAACATACATATCCGCTGATCTTTTTACTCTatctcgagataaaaatttattccacaACGAAGTAGAGAGTTCAAATAAAGCTGCAGATCGTAATAAGCCCATCGAAAGGGCGTGGAAACTTAATTACGCAGATCATAAATTAGAAGAAAGCAATGAAAAAGCAAGAAATGACGCAGGCAGATTAGAAATCAACGAGAACAACTTGAGAACAGATTCGCAATTAATAAACGAGCTCGACTCGAAAAGTTCCGGAACAAAGACTCGAAATTATCGAGAAAAACGTAATCTCTGCAAGATCTGTAAGATTAAATTACCCCACGAACAAGACGAGTGGTTGAGAAgtttcgaaaagaaaattcaagaGTCACTGTCTTTGGAGCGAAGAGACAAACATCGCGATATTTTGGAGCGTCTAAATGAGCCTTACATTATTTCACGAGGTAAGAAAGTGCCACCGAATTTTGGAGGGGACAGTCTCATCAAGTCATCAAGCTCACAAAATATAAACGACTATGATCGTACTAAAGTGGCGAGTCTCCCGGTTGTGAACAGTCTTCTAAGAATCCTGCTGGAAACAGCTAACTGTAACAATGAAAACTGCGAAATTAACGCAAACGAATTGACAGATGAGAGATTATCACCGAGAGACCGACGTGGTACCCTCGATGACATCTTGGCGGCATACGATCCTTACTATGTGGCCAGAGGAAAACGAATGTACCGAAATGAAAAAGGTTTCCTATTCGAAACAGACGTAAGACAATAG